The genomic window GAGCTCTACCGATCGCTCGAGCCGAGGTACGGCAAGGCGGTCGTCGCGGCGAAGGGGAAGGGGAAAGACGTCGGGCCGATCTCGGACCGGCCGCTCCCGGCCGGGCTCGTCCGCGAGCTGGATCACCTTCCCCGCGCGGCGGCCGTCGGGGGCCAGCCCGCGCCCGCGCGTTGATCCAATTTCCGACGGCGCGGCACGAATGACACCGTGAGGCAGACGGCGCCGGGGAACGCGACGGACCGAGTCGCATCCGGCGGGCCCTCCGCGAGCGTGATGAAAGGCGGCGGCGATGTTGATGACCGGGTTGTCGGGGAACGAGATCTACTGCCTGGCCCAGCTCGGCTACGGGCCGGGGAACATCGTGGTGGGCAACAGCGTCCACTCGCTGGGATTGATCCGGGGCATCACGAGCGGCCTGAAGACGCTGGCCGGCGGCGAGATCGCGAGCGTCACCCAGCTCATCGTTGACGGCCGCCACGCCGCCATCAACCGCCTGGAGCAGGAGGCGCAGGAGGACAAGGCGCGGGGGCTCACGGGGGTGACCTCCGACCTGCGGCAGATCGGCAACCTCATGGAGTTCATCGCGCTCGGCTCGTCGGTGGACGGCGGGTCGCCGGGCGGGCCCTTCTTCTCGACGGCCTGCACCGGCCAGGACCTCTTCTGCCAGATCGACGCGGGCTACGAGCCCCGCCACTTCGTGATGGGCAACGTCGCGTACGCGCTGGGGATCGGCCGGGGGATCTCCGGCGGCCTGAAGATGATCGCGCGGCGCGGCGAGATCAAGGAATTCTCCAATATGTACAACCACACCCGCCACCTCGCCCTCGAGCGGCTGGAGGCCGAGGCCGCCGAGCGCGGGTGCAACGCGGTGGTGGACATCATCACGAAGATCCTCCCGTTCGGCGTCGGCGTTCGCGAGATGCTCATGGTGGGAACCGGGTCGTACAACCCCGCGCTCGGGCAGCCGAAGATCCCGGTCACCTCCGAGCTGACCGGCGAGGAGCTGTGGAACCTCACGCAGCTCGGCTACGCCCCGCTCCGCCTGGTGCTGGGGACGAGCGTCTACGCGCTGGGGCTGGCCGGCGGCATCGGCGCCTTCTTCCGGTCGTTCGCCCGCGGCGAGATCAACTCGGTGACGCGGCTCGTCTACGACGCCCGCGAGAACTGCCTGGACCACATCCGCCTGGAGGCGGAGGAGCTGAGGGCCGACGGGGTCATCGGCGTGAAGCTCTTCATCTACGAGCTCGGCGGCGGGCTCGTCGAGGTCATGGCCATCGGCACGGCCATCCGCAAGCACGCCTCGGTCCGCACGCGGAGCGACCAGCTCATCCCCCAGGCCATCATCCGCGACCGCGACACCTTCTTCGACGAGCCCCCGGCCGTCCCCGGCGCCCCCAAGGCGCGCTCGATGAACCGCACGACCTGAGCCGGACGGTGTTCGCCCCAAATGCTGGGGCCTCAATTTGACACCTCGCCCGGGAATCCATGAACACGTGACCACCCGCGTGAGCGGGTGGTTCGGACGGGCGAAGCCCCCAGCCTCCGGTGTGAGCCGGACGGGCATGCGGCGACGCCGGCGAGCCGGGAGGCGACGCCCGGCCTCG from Aquisphaera giovannonii includes these protein-coding regions:
- a CDS encoding heavy metal-binding domain-containing protein, yielding MLMTGLSGNEIYCLAQLGYGPGNIVVGNSVHSLGLIRGITSGLKTLAGGEIASVTQLIVDGRHAAINRLEQEAQEDKARGLTGVTSDLRQIGNLMEFIALGSSVDGGSPGGPFFSTACTGQDLFCQIDAGYEPRHFVMGNVAYALGIGRGISGGLKMIARRGEIKEFSNMYNHTRHLALERLEAEAAERGCNAVVDIITKILPFGVGVREMLMVGTGSYNPALGQPKIPVTSELTGEELWNLTQLGYAPLRLVLGTSVYALGLAGGIGAFFRSFARGEINSVTRLVYDARENCLDHIRLEAEELRADGVIGVKLFIYELGGGLVEVMAIGTAIRKHASVRTRSDQLIPQAIIRDRDTFFDEPPAVPGAPKARSMNRTT